In Feifania hominis, the following are encoded in one genomic region:
- a CDS encoding DUF1667 domain-containing protein: MRELTCIVCPKGCRLKVDETQNLRVSGNSCPRGEEYARAELTSPTRALTSTVRIEGALYRRCPVRTDGVIPKGLIREAMELLDTVTLEAPVKRGQVVVDNIAGTGVRFVTSREMRKVGN, from the coding sequence ATGAGAGAACTCACTTGCATTGTCTGCCCAAAAGGTTGTAGACTGAAAGTGGACGAAACACAGAACCTGCGCGTGAGCGGCAACTCCTGCCCGCGGGGCGAGGAGTACGCGAGAGCCGAGCTCACCAGCCCGACACGGGCGCTCACCTCGACGGTACGCATCGAGGGAGCGCTCTACCGCCGCTGTCCGGTGCGCACCGACGGCGTGATTCCAAAAGGACTCATTCGCGAGGCGATGGAGCTTCTTGACACGGTCACTCTCGAGGCGCCCGTGAAACGGGGGCAGGTTGTGGTGGACAACATAGCGGGCACGGGGGTGCGCTTTGTCACCTCCCGCGAAATGAGGAAAGTGGGGAATTAG
- a CDS encoding DUF4364 family protein, translating to MPDHGVLYDKKDVKLLILYVLKCLDRPVPFESLNNVIMAGGNAFYFDFADSLNALMESGHVVTVSRDGELRYLNSPLGNETITLLEQELPFSARQNAASNTLIELSRLKLESEIKTQVTEAKNGFRVNCKMFDMSDEIFDFTLLVPTKKQADLLVDSFRRDPVRLYQTVLDTLV from the coding sequence ATGCCCGATCACGGCGTTTTATATGACAAAAAGGATGTCAAACTCCTCATACTCTATGTGCTCAAATGTCTTGACCGGCCGGTGCCATTTGAGAGCCTCAACAATGTCATCATGGCAGGCGGCAACGCGTTCTACTTTGACTTTGCCGATTCGCTCAATGCCCTGATGGAGTCTGGTCACGTCGTGACCGTCTCGCGCGACGGTGAGCTGCGCTACCTCAACAGCCCCCTCGGCAACGAGACCATCACGCTGCTCGAGCAGGAACTCCCCTTTTCTGCCCGGCAGAATGCGGCCTCCAACACGCTCATTGAGCTCTCGCGTCTCAAGCTGGAGTCCGAGATCAAAACCCAGGTCACTGAAGCAAAAAACGGCTTTCGCGTCAACTGCAAGATGTTTGACATGTCCGACGAAATCTTCGACTTCACCCTGCTCGTACCGACCAAAAAGCAGGCAGATCTGCTCGTCGATTCCTTTCGCAGGGATCCTGTTCGGCTCTATCAAACTGTGCTCGACACTCTTGTATGA
- a CDS encoding NAD(P)/FAD-dependent oxidoreductase, with product MYDAVIIGCGVIGAATAYELSHYRFQTLVLERDNDVANATTKANSGIIHAGYDPAPGTLMARYNVRGAELAGEICEKLDVPYRRVGSLVIALSPKELQVIEQLYERGIANGVPELRLLDAGQVKEMEPQLSERVLGALYAPTAAVVSPWEYALAMAQTAVANGVELRLRSEVLGMEKTDGGWRIETAGGTVETRYVFNAAGVQADRIHNMAAPPTFSILPNRGEYYLLDKSEGERVGRVIFQCPDKDGKGVLVAPTAHGNLIVGPNSERVANEDVANTAAGLERVADRARRSVPSVNLRESIRNFAGVRAVADRDDFIIEQAAPGFYDLAGIKSPGLSAAPAIAERATQFLREAGETLEPKPDFCDRRRRTRISELPTEEKNRLIAQNPLYGRVICRCETVTEGEIVDALHAPIPPCSVDGVKRRVNTGMGRCQGGFCGPRVLEILTRELGLEPTEVLQDRDHSEILVGETKGGGAK from the coding sequence ATGTATGATGCAGTGATCATCGGCTGCGGCGTCATAGGCGCCGCGACCGCCTATGAGCTTTCGCACTACCGGTTCCAAACACTGGTGTTGGAGCGTGACAACGATGTGGCTAACGCCACGACCAAGGCGAACAGCGGCATTATTCACGCCGGATATGATCCGGCTCCCGGTACTCTGATGGCCCGATACAATGTTCGCGGGGCAGAGCTGGCGGGGGAAATCTGCGAGAAGCTCGATGTGCCCTACCGCCGTGTGGGGTCGCTTGTGATAGCGCTATCGCCAAAGGAGCTGCAGGTGATAGAGCAACTCTATGAGAGGGGAATCGCAAACGGCGTGCCGGAGCTCAGGCTGCTTGATGCCGGGCAGGTCAAGGAGATGGAGCCACAGCTCAGCGAGCGGGTTTTGGGGGCGCTCTACGCGCCGACAGCGGCTGTGGTGAGCCCGTGGGAGTACGCACTTGCCATGGCGCAGACAGCCGTTGCTAACGGTGTGGAGCTGCGCCTGCGCAGCGAGGTGCTCGGCATGGAAAAGACAGACGGCGGCTGGCGCATTGAGACAGCAGGCGGGACAGTGGAGACCAGATATGTCTTCAACGCCGCCGGCGTACAGGCCGACCGAATTCACAACATGGCGGCGCCGCCAACCTTTTCCATTCTGCCGAATAGAGGCGAATACTATCTGCTTGACAAATCCGAGGGGGAGCGTGTGGGCCGTGTGATCTTCCAGTGCCCTGATAAAGACGGAAAGGGTGTGCTTGTCGCCCCCACGGCGCACGGCAATCTCATCGTCGGGCCGAACAGCGAGCGGGTTGCGAATGAGGATGTGGCAAACACCGCGGCCGGGCTCGAGAGGGTGGCCGATCGTGCGCGCCGCTCGGTGCCGTCGGTAAATCTGCGCGAGAGCATCCGAAATTTCGCCGGTGTGCGCGCAGTGGCCGACCGGGATGACTTTATCATCGAGCAGGCGGCGCCCGGATTTTACGACCTTGCCGGCATCAAGTCACCGGGGCTGTCAGCGGCGCCGGCCATTGCCGAGCGGGCTACACAGTTTTTGCGGGAGGCGGGCGAGACGCTGGAGCCAAAGCCCGATTTCTGTGACAGACGGCGGCGCACCCGGATTTCAGAGTTGCCCACCGAGGAGAAGAACCGTCTGATTGCCCAAAATCCGCTCTATGGGCGGGTGATCTGCCGGTGTGAGACAGTAACGGAGGGGGAGATTGTCGACGCGCTTCACGCGCCGATTCCGCCCTGTTCGGTTGATGGGGTCAAACGGCGGGTGAATACCGGGATGGGGCGCTGCCAGGGTGGCTTCTGCGGACCACGCGTACTGGAGATTCTCACAAGGGAGCTCGGGCTCGAGCCGACCGAAGTGCTGCAGGACCGTGACCACAGTGAAATTCTCGTCGGCGAGACCAAAGGCGGAGGTGCGAAATGA
- a CDS encoding MFS transporter, with amino-acid sequence MTKGGFQHESWQAANQIEGGKAMFKKLKLDGKIIRQFLIVCIGSEAIYFMYAIRNVLYEPYREMLGLSHTQIGFVLSMMGMIAFFGGIPSAWVLNRFSARKLQSINLVVTGLTGFYLISGHVTYVGMLIVGVIWGFSMEAFYWGAVTKSIRCMAPDDAQGIAFGTMEFTRGCVNMVLSAVATAIFIGMGETVGGIQLALGLAAGFLILMGILTFAFLPEEDFLKADTAAGKNKESFKGVVKCLKIPQLWLVGLMGMGVYAVYLGCSLFLPFLQNVMAVPVSLVAVFGIASSNWVRMASGPISGLIGNKLFKSSASLMRILFLGGMIILGVIIAVPKETNMVWPITILLIVLQVFVYMLRGVYYAPIGESGIPKEVSGSAMAVAILLIQSPMLWAFAFYGWLIDRYPGSKGYMMMFGIMLGLYAVGFIASCILLGIIKRKGLKVNMDEAEEPASQV; translated from the coding sequence TTGACAAAAGGAGGATTTCAGCACGAATCTTGGCAGGCAGCAAATCAAATTGAAGGAGGAAAGGCAATGTTTAAAAAACTCAAACTAGACGGCAAGATTATTCGCCAGTTTCTGATTGTGTGCATCGGCTCCGAGGCGATTTACTTTATGTACGCAATTCGGAATGTGCTGTATGAACCGTACCGCGAGATGCTGGGGCTATCTCACACACAAATTGGTTTTGTTCTTTCCATGATGGGAATGATCGCCTTTTTTGGTGGCATACCGAGCGCCTGGGTTCTCAACCGCTTTTCTGCTCGCAAATTACAATCGATTAATCTGGTTGTGACCGGTTTGACAGGCTTTTACCTCATTTCGGGGCATGTGACCTACGTTGGCATGCTGATTGTCGGTGTAATTTGGGGATTCTCCATGGAGGCCTTTTATTGGGGCGCCGTTACCAAGAGCATCCGCTGTATGGCCCCCGACGACGCGCAGGGAATTGCCTTTGGCACGATGGAATTCACGCGCGGCTGTGTCAACATGGTCCTCAGTGCCGTGGCAACGGCCATCTTCATCGGCATGGGCGAAACCGTTGGGGGAATCCAGCTTGCGCTCGGACTTGCCGCAGGTTTTCTGATTCTCATGGGCATTTTGACCTTTGCATTCCTGCCGGAGGAGGATTTCCTGAAAGCCGATACGGCGGCGGGCAAAAACAAAGAGTCTTTTAAGGGTGTTGTAAAGTGCCTGAAGATTCCGCAGCTTTGGCTGGTCGGACTGATGGGTATGGGAGTCTACGCGGTCTATCTGGGCTGTTCGCTGTTTCTGCCGTTTTTACAGAATGTCATGGCAGTACCCGTCAGCCTCGTGGCGGTGTTTGGAATCGCCTCCTCCAACTGGGTGCGCATGGCTTCGGGCCCCATCAGCGGCCTGATCGGCAACAAGCTTTTCAAATCCTCCGCTTCGCTGATGAGAATTCTCTTCCTGGGCGGAATGATCATTCTCGGTGTCATTATTGCAGTGCCCAAAGAGACAAACATGGTCTGGCCAATTACGATTCTGCTGATTGTACTACAGGTGTTCGTATACATGCTGCGCGGCGTGTACTACGCACCCATCGGCGAATCGGGTATTCCGAAAGAGGTTTCCGGTTCCGCCATGGCAGTAGCCATCCTGTTGATTCAGTCGCCGATGCTCTGGGCGTTTGCTTTTTACGGCTGGCTCATTGACCGGTATCCCGGCTCCAAGGGTTACATGATGATGTTCGGCATTATGTTGGGCCTCTATGCGGTCGGCTTCATTGCCTCCTGCATTCTGCTTGGAATCATCAAGAGAAAAGGCCTCAAAGTCAACATGGATGAGGCGGAGGAACCCGCTTCACAGGTATAA
- a CDS encoding NAD(P)/FAD-dependent oxidoreductase, whose translation MTTYDLIVIGGGPAGLAAACAALDEGLEHVLVVERDRELGGILNQCIHNGFGLHHFKEELTGPEYAGRFIEQLGDRAEVKLDTMVLAVTPQREVHLLSGKDGYQVLRARSIVLAMGCRERTRGAIGIPGTRPAGVFTAGAAQRYVNMEGYLPGRRVLILGSGDIGLIMARRMTLEGAKVLACVELMPYSNGLNRNIVQCLDDYDIPLYLSHTIIGIEGRDRVERAIVAQVNEERRPIAGTEMTFDCDTILLSVGLIPENELTRNAGIDIDPRTRGAVVRENMETSIPGIFACGNVVHVHDLVDFVTAESERAGRAAAAYVLRGQSQGESLTLQNGEGVSYTVPQCIRMDCVDRAAEVLFRVNRVYGESKIRVTADGREIAAFRREHMAPGEMEKITLPKVILERAQDAPVTISAEEVAQ comes from the coding sequence ATGACAACCTATGATCTCATTGTCATCGGTGGCGGCCCCGCCGGACTTGCCGCGGCCTGCGCGGCGCTCGATGAGGGGCTTGAGCATGTGTTGGTCGTTGAGCGCGACCGAGAGCTTGGAGGCATTTTAAACCAGTGCATCCACAACGGTTTTGGTCTGCATCACTTCAAAGAGGAGCTCACGGGCCCCGAGTATGCCGGCCGCTTCATAGAACAGCTCGGCGACCGGGCAGAGGTAAAGCTCGACACCATGGTGCTCGCCGTCACGCCGCAGCGGGAGGTACACCTTCTCAGCGGGAAAGACGGCTACCAGGTGCTGCGGGCGCGCTCTATTGTGCTGGCAATGGGCTGCCGCGAGCGCACCAGAGGGGCAATCGGCATTCCCGGCACACGGCCGGCCGGCGTCTTTACGGCTGGGGCGGCGCAGCGCTATGTCAATATGGAGGGTTATCTTCCCGGGCGGCGAGTGCTCATTCTGGGCTCAGGCGACATCGGCCTGATCATGGCGCGGCGCATGACGCTCGAGGGTGCGAAAGTGCTTGCCTGTGTGGAGCTCATGCCCTACTCGAACGGTCTCAACCGCAACATCGTGCAGTGTCTGGATGACTACGACATCCCGCTGTATCTCTCTCATACCATCATCGGCATTGAGGGACGCGACCGGGTGGAACGGGCCATTGTGGCACAGGTCAACGAGGAGCGCCGCCCCATTGCGGGTACAGAGATGACTTTCGACTGCGATACCATTCTGCTCTCGGTCGGCCTTATCCCCGAAAATGAGCTGACCCGCAACGCGGGAATTGACATCGACCCGCGCACCCGCGGCGCCGTGGTGCGCGAGAATATGGAGACTTCCATCCCCGGCATCTTCGCCTGCGGCAACGTGGTGCATGTGCACGATCTGGTCGACTTTGTCACGGCCGAGAGCGAGCGGGCAGGCCGGGCGGCTGCGGCCTATGTCCTGCGCGGACAGTCGCAGGGCGAATCACTGACGCTACAAAACGGTGAGGGGGTAAGCTACACAGTGCCGCAGTGCATCCGCATGGACTGTGTCGACCGCGCGGCCGAGGTTCTTTTTCGGGTCAACCGGGTCTATGGTGAGAGTAAAATCCGCGTCACGGCGGATGGCCGGGAGATCGCTGCCTTTCGCCGGGAGCACATGGCACCGGGCGAGATGGAGAAGATCACCCTGCCCAAAGTGATTCTTGAGCGCGCGCAGGACGCGCCGGTCACAATTTCCGCTGAGGAGGTGGCGCAATGA
- a CDS encoding DUF3021 family protein, which produces MKKLCKLALTGLMLGCTVFVLLGMIFAAVLGDGGVLTGSRFICHALSAMAVGMGFSIPAMIYESEKITLPLKALIHMGSGFAIYFAVGLPIGWIPTEYGPGAAAAAIGCAVLTSSLIWLGFYLYSRREARQINSRLSSK; this is translated from the coding sequence GTGAAGAAACTATGTAAACTGGCGCTGACCGGCCTGATGCTCGGCTGCACAGTATTCGTTTTGCTGGGTATGATCTTTGCGGCGGTGCTGGGAGATGGGGGCGTATTGACAGGCAGCCGGTTTATCTGCCATGCCCTTTCGGCCATGGCGGTGGGCATGGGTTTTAGCATACCGGCCATGATCTATGAGAGCGAAAAGATAACCTTGCCGCTGAAAGCGCTCATTCACATGGGGAGCGGCTTTGCCATCTACTTCGCCGTTGGTCTGCCAATCGGTTGGATTCCTACGGAATACGGCCCCGGCGCTGCCGCTGCGGCCATTGGCTGCGCAGTGCTTACAAGCAGTCTGATCTGGCTGGGATTCTATCTGTACAGCCGCCGTGAGGCGCGGCAGATCAACAGTCGTCTGTCAAGTAAATAG
- a CDS encoding glycerol-3-phosphate responsive antiterminator yields MSRELYQSLMENPIIAAVKDSEGLTRALESDSAVIFILFGDILNIAGIVDRIKNRNKHAIVHIDLVEGLGSREIAVDFLMANTRADGIISTKANLIKYAKNRGLFTIQRFFLLDSLSFTNIGKKSLQDSVDMIEVLPGVMPKIIRRVVAIAGVPVIAGGLICDKEDVVGALSAGASAISSTNAGVWSA; encoded by the coding sequence ATGAGCAGAGAGCTCTATCAGAGCCTGATGGAGAATCCGATCATTGCGGCGGTCAAGGATTCCGAGGGATTGACGCGCGCGCTGGAAAGCGACAGCGCGGTCATCTTCATCCTCTTTGGAGATATTTTAAATATCGCGGGAATTGTGGACCGGATCAAAAATCGCAACAAGCATGCCATAGTCCACATCGACCTGGTTGAGGGACTCGGCTCGCGTGAAATTGCCGTCGATTTTCTGATGGCAAACACGAGGGCGGATGGAATCATCTCCACCAAGGCAAATCTCATCAAATACGCAAAAAACAGGGGTCTGTTCACCATTCAACGCTTTTTTCTGCTCGACTCGCTCTCCTTTACCAACATTGGAAAGAAGTCGCTGCAGGACTCGGTGGATATGATCGAAGTGCTGCCCGGCGTCATGCCCAAGATCATTCGGCGGGTGGTCGCGATCGCGGGTGTACCGGTCATTGCTGGCGGGCTGATCTGCGACAAAGAAGATGTGGTGGGAGCGCTCTCAGCGGGTGCGAGCGCCATTTCCTCCACAAATGCGGGCGTCTGGTCCGCATAG
- the glpK gene encoding glycerol kinase GlpK: MAKYVLALDQGTTSSRAILFDQEQNIIALSQKEFTQIYPREGWVEHDPMEIYSSQYAVMVEVVAQSGVNVSDIAAIGITNQRETTILWDRETGRPIHNAIVWQCRRTAQLVDELVEKGYGDYIREATGLIPDAYFSGTKIKWILDHVEGARERARRGEILFGTVDTWLIWKLTGGKVHVTDYTNASRTMIYNINTLDWDQKLLDALDIPREMLPRVCDSSMVYGTVPVEGVEVPIAGIAGDQQAALFGQTCFSRGEAKNTYGTGCFLLMNTGDSICRSENGLLTTIAIGLGGKVQYALEGSVFVGGAVIQWIRDEMRFITEARDAEYYAQKVDDTGGVYIVPAFTGLGAPYWDMYARGSILGITRGTKREHLIRAAQESIAYQTLDLLTAMERDTGVALKELKVDGGASRDAFLMQFQADIANKTVRRPMIRETTALGAAYLAGLATGVWRDLDEIKALWSCDRIYEPDMDAERRERLLSGWHKAVGRSLHWTEKD, translated from the coding sequence ATGGCCAAGTATGTACTGGCGCTCGACCAGGGGACAACGAGCTCCCGCGCGATACTCTTTGATCAGGAGCAGAACATCATTGCGCTCTCGCAGAAAGAATTTACACAGATCTATCCCCGCGAGGGCTGGGTGGAGCACGACCCGATGGAGATCTACTCCTCCCAGTACGCCGTGATGGTGGAGGTGGTGGCCCAGAGCGGCGTCAATGTCTCGGACATTGCGGCAATCGGCATTACAAACCAGAGAGAGACCACCATTCTCTGGGACCGGGAGACCGGCCGGCCCATTCACAACGCCATTGTCTGGCAGTGCCGCCGCACGGCGCAGCTCGTCGACGAGCTGGTGGAAAAGGGGTATGGCGACTACATCCGCGAGGCCACAGGCCTGATTCCAGACGCCTATTTTTCCGGCACAAAAATCAAGTGGATTCTCGACCATGTCGAGGGCGCGCGTGAGCGCGCCCGGCGCGGGGAAATTCTCTTCGGCACAGTCGACACCTGGCTGATCTGGAAGCTGACGGGCGGCAAAGTGCACGTGACCGACTATACAAACGCCTCGCGCACCATGATTTACAACATCAATACCCTCGACTGGGATCAGAAGCTGCTCGACGCGCTCGACATTCCGCGGGAGATGCTGCCGCGCGTCTGCGATTCGAGCATGGTGTATGGAACTGTGCCGGTCGAGGGGGTGGAGGTACCCATCGCGGGCATTGCCGGCGACCAGCAGGCGGCCCTCTTCGGCCAGACCTGCTTTTCCCGCGGTGAGGCCAAAAACACCTACGGCACCGGCTGCTTTTTGCTGATGAACACGGGGGACTCCATCTGCCGCAGTGAAAATGGACTTCTGACCACAATTGCAATCGGACTTGGCGGCAAGGTGCAGTATGCGCTGGAGGGGAGTGTCTTTGTCGGCGGCGCCGTCATTCAGTGGATTCGCGATGAGATGCGCTTTATCACCGAGGCGAGAGACGCCGAGTACTACGCGCAGAAAGTCGATGACACCGGCGGGGTCTATATCGTGCCTGCGTTCACCGGGCTCGGGGCGCCCTACTGGGATATGTACGCGCGCGGCAGCATTCTGGGAATCACCCGCGGGACAAAGAGAGAGCATCTCATCCGCGCCGCGCAGGAGTCGATTGCCTATCAGACTCTCGATCTGCTCACCGCAATGGAGCGCGATACGGGTGTGGCGCTCAAGGAACTCAAAGTCGACGGCGGCGCCTCGCGGGACGCCTTTCTCATGCAATTTCAAGCCGACATCGCCAATAAGACGGTGCGCCGGCCGATGATTCGCGAGACGACAGCTCTCGGCGCTGCCTATCTCGCAGGGCTTGCCACGGGCGTGTGGCGCGATCTCGACGAGATCAAGGCGCTCTGGAGCTGTGATCGCATCTATGAGCCCGATATGGACGCCGAGCGGCGGGAGAGACTGCTTTCCGGCTGGCACAAGGCTGTGGGGCGCAGTCTCCACTGGACGGAAAAAGATTGA
- a CDS encoding LytTR family DNA-binding domain-containing protein: MRVELQISQSVTEPYAVVYANALTPEIKRTVSVLQQQESVVTALDERENIIILKQEELYMVRVEQAKTVVYCREGRYHTKKRLYEFVAPLNDFVQISKSAWINTNQLERVEPSFNGLMRIWLKNGLGEYISRKYLPAFKRTLGLGKGESK; this comes from the coding sequence ATGAGAGTGGAGCTTCAAATTTCGCAGAGTGTCACCGAGCCTTACGCCGTGGTCTATGCGAATGCGCTCACACCGGAGATTAAGAGGACGGTGTCTGTTCTCCAGCAGCAGGAGAGCGTAGTTACAGCGCTCGACGAGCGGGAAAACATCATTATTTTGAAGCAGGAGGAGCTCTATATGGTCCGCGTTGAGCAGGCGAAGACCGTGGTCTACTGCCGCGAGGGCCGCTACCACACAAAAAAGCGGCTCTATGAATTTGTCGCACCGCTCAACGATTTTGTGCAGATCTCAAAATCTGCCTGGATTAACACAAACCAACTGGAGCGCGTGGAACCGTCGTTCAACGGCCTGATGAGAATTTGGTTGAAAAACGGCTTGGGTGAATACATCTCACGCAAATATCTGCCGGCGTTCAAGAGAACGCTCGGGCTGGGAAAGGGGGAGTCAAAGTGA
- a CDS encoding sugar phosphate isomerase/epimerase family protein: protein MELALASDFGIYELSPESMDCQMKKLADAGITHVHWAHDWDFEYLYSQWEMLQIKELLDKYGLKCKAVHATEGNTRCRVIDGQPRFLNRNRMRDCRKDFTSPYEYNRLSGVELVLNRVDLAHLLGASEIVLHMVLPYEDFENIPGFREKYWEQAYKSFDEMQSYCMAKGVRIAIENMICTPKEYQFDKFDRLFARYPKEYMGICFDSGHSALASVDDTYVFLEKYQDRLIAMHLDDNFSVDLSLSSDRDGAIQKSDKHALPFEGVCNWEKICELIAGSPYELPLTLEIVVPHATVEEEMAGLARAKAVGEKLTEMVLAHRGS, encoded by the coding sequence ATGGAATTGGCATTGGCCTCAGATTTTGGAATCTATGAGCTCTCGCCCGAGTCGATGGACTGCCAGATGAAAAAGCTCGCCGACGCCGGCATTACGCATGTCCACTGGGCGCACGACTGGGACTTTGAGTATCTCTATTCCCAGTGGGAGATGCTTCAGATCAAAGAGCTGCTTGACAAATATGGTCTCAAATGCAAGGCTGTGCACGCGACCGAGGGCAACACGCGCTGCCGCGTGATCGACGGCCAGCCCCGCTTTCTCAACCGCAATCGCATGAGAGACTGCCGCAAAGATTTTACCTCACCCTATGAGTACAACCGCCTCTCGGGGGTGGAGCTGGTACTCAACCGCGTGGATCTGGCGCATCTGCTCGGCGCCAGCGAAATTGTGCTTCACATGGTGCTGCCCTATGAGGACTTTGAGAACATTCCCGGTTTCCGCGAGAAATATTGGGAGCAGGCCTACAAGTCCTTTGATGAGATGCAGTCCTACTGCATGGCAAAGGGAGTGCGCATCGCGATTGAAAACATGATCTGCACGCCGAAAGAGTACCAGTTTGACAAGTTTGACCGCCTCTTTGCCCGCTATCCGAAAGAGTATATGGGGATCTGTTTCGACTCCGGTCACTCAGCGCTTGCGAGCGTTGACGACACTTATGTCTTCCTCGAGAAATACCAGGATCGTCTGATCGCCATGCATCTCGATGACAACTTCTCGGTGGATCTGAGTCTGTCGTCGGATCGTGACGGCGCGATTCAGAAGTCCGATAAGCACGCACTGCCTTTTGAGGGCGTGTGCAACTGGGAGAAGATCTGCGAGCTGATCGCCGGTTCTCCCTACGAATTGCCGCTCACTCTCGAAATTGTGGTGCCGCACGCCACGGTGGAGGAGGAGATGGCGGGCCTCGCCCGCGCAAAGGCCGTCGGCGAGAAACTCACAGAAATGGTTCTTGCCCATCGGGGCAGCTGA
- a CDS encoding helix-turn-helix domain-containing protein yields the protein MLNENIKSIRKSKGLSQEDLAVKLNVVRQTISKWEKGLSVPDSDMLISLSKVLETPVSTLLGEPIAEPKMDDLKGISEKLEVINLHLAQRKTTRRRILHWTSVAMCAVIAIVFAVLTVLDSPYLGWDYSAPETAVIGVGFHALEWLFVRIAPAALVVAVVGALLTRKQA from the coding sequence GTGTTGAATGAAAACATCAAATCCATAAGAAAATCAAAAGGGCTTTCGCAGGAGGACCTGGCGGTAAAACTGAATGTGGTTCGGCAGACCATTTCCAAGTGGGAAAAGGGCCTGTCCGTTCCTGATTCTGATATGCTGATTTCCCTATCGAAAGTGTTGGAAACACCCGTGAGCACTTTGCTTGGAGAACCGATTGCCGAGCCAAAGATGGATGACCTGAAAGGTATTTCCGAAAAGCTGGAGGTGATTAATCTGCACCTTGCACAGAGGAAAACAACGAGACGGAGAATACTGCATTGGACTTCCGTCGCAATGTGTGCGGTGATAGCAATTGTTTTTGCAGTCTTAACCGTATTAGACAGCCCCTACCTTGGCTGGGATTACAGCGCTCCTGAAACAGCGGTTATCGGAGTAGGTTTTCACGCATTGGAGTGGCTCTTTGTCAGAATAGCGCCTGCTGCCCTGGTGGTTGCTGTTGTGGGAGCTCTTTTGACACGGAAGCAAGCATAA
- a CDS encoding cold-shock protein produces the protein MNNGTVKWFNSEKGFGFITNDAGGDDVFVHFSAIVSEGYKTLTEGQKVTFDTERDPKNSSKMRATNVCVA, from the coding sequence ATGAATAACGGTACTGTGAAATGGTTCAACTCTGAGAAAGGCTTCGGCTTTATCACAAACGACGCAGGCGGCGACGATGTCTTCGTGCATTTTTCTGCCATTGTCTCCGAGGGCTACAAGACGCTTACCGAGGGGCAAAAAGTCACGTTTGACACCGAGAGAGACCCCAAAAACAGCAGCAAAATGCGCGCGACAAATGTCTGCGTTGCCTGA
- a CDS encoding class I SAM-dependent methyltransferase encodes METAKKNYYGSLCTQMYEILHEQAPSDELDFYLSYAEKDMSILEPLCGSGRFLVEFLKRGFRIKGVDNSQEMLEKLLEKAPDAVVTASDIETFESAEQFDYIFISSGSVSLFTDMSCCKRILSNMKALLKEGGKFVFAVDSAALRCPESDAYQTQVTVTPRENCRLILRSKSHYDEVTHTQFNPALYELYENDKLVQQEEMDFQTHLYELGEMEEILTEIGFSNIRVYSSFSKEIAKTDDSEIFLYECSY; translated from the coding sequence ATGGAAACAGCAAAGAAAAACTACTACGGCAGCCTGTGCACGCAGATGTATGAAATACTGCATGAGCAGGCTCCGTCGGATGAATTGGACTTCTATCTATCCTATGCCGAAAAAGACATGTCCATTTTGGAGCCGTTGTGCGGCAGCGGACGATTTCTGGTTGAATTTCTAAAAAGAGGGTTTCGGATCAAAGGCGTTGACAACTCGCAAGAAATGCTCGAAAAACTGCTGGAAAAGGCGCCCGACGCGGTTGTCACCGCGAGTGACATCGAGACATTTGAGTCGGCGGAACAATTTGATTACATTTTTATTTCCTCAGGCTCGGTGTCACTGTTTACCGACATGTCCTGCTGCAAAAGAATCCTGTCTAACATGAAAGCGCTTTTAAAAGAGGGTGGAAAGTTTGTTTTTGCCGTCGACAGCGCTGCGCTGCGCTGTCCCGAGAGCGATGCGTATCAGACACAGGTCACAGTGACGCCCAGAGAAAACTGCCGGTTGATTCTGCGCTCCAAAAGCCATTATGACGAGGTAACGCATACGCAATTTAACCCCGCTCTCTATGAATTGTATGAGAACGACAAACTGGTACAGCAGGAGGAAATGGACTTTCAGACTCATTTGTATGAGCTCGGCGAGATGGAAGAGATCCTGACGGAAATCGGCTTTTCCAATATCAGAGTTTACTCATCGTTTTCAAAGGAAATCGCCAAAACAGATGACTCTGAAATCTTTTTGTACGAGTGCAGCTATTAG